The genomic window ATCTGGGAGAATTTCGCGATCAATTGTCTATTGAGAATTACTTGAGTAAGATTGTGCTTCACGATCCATCCTATCTATTCAATCTTACCGTTCTGGGATATCACACGTACTATGCAGACCCTCAGGTGATGGAATTAATGGAAAAGATGTACTTCGAATCTATCAGAATTGGTCAAATCAAATCTGATCCCACAATCACTGAGCCCCTGATTCGCAATTCGGATACTGTTTCCATTGACATGATGAGCGTTAAAAATGAATCAGCACCAGGAACCTTTGAGCCGAATGGATTTGACGGAGAGTCGATCTGTAGAATAGCGAGATATTCGGGAATGAGTGACAAGGTTTCCACATTTGGCGTATTTAATTACAATGTGGAAAGTGATTCCTATGGGCAACAGGCTAACTTAATTGCACAGATGATATGGTATTTCTTAGAGGGATTACTCGGTAGGGTCAAAGAATTTCCTCTGGTTAAAAAACAGAACTTTTTGGAGTACAAGGTGCAGTTACCTGAATACAAAGAGGACCTTGTTTTTTTCAAAAGTAAGAGGACAGATCGATGGTGGATGAAAATTCCTTACGCTGTAAATGGCTCTAAGTTTTCTGATAGACACCATCTTATGCCTTGTGGTTATGATGACTACAAGAGAGCAAGTCAAGGAGAGATGCCTGACCTATGGTGGAAAACTTATCGCAAACTTGGTTGATTTATCAATTATAGGATTCCTCTTTATCTTAATATAACGAGCGCGGGTGACGTTAAAAATTTTTGTCAGTAAGCTTATTTAGTTATTTTAGCCACGTTCTTAGCGGCTAATGACCCCTCTCAAAGGGGTTGTTTTCGTTAGAAAACCAATTGAACCGAATGAAAAAACTTAGCCTTTCAATTGCTTCCATACTCATTGGCAGCACCTTGGTTTGGGGTCAACAAGACCCTCAATTTTCACAATTCATGTACGATAGGCTTTCTGTCAATCCTGCTTTTGCAGGAAGTAAAGATGCTATCTGTGCTACTTTAATTGGGAGGCAGCAGTGGTCCGGTCTTTCCGGTCAGCCTTCTACAGGCTTACTAAATGTATCTGGTCCTATTAATTCGATAAAAAGTGGAATTGGTGCTACAGTATATTTAGATGAAATAGGCCCTCAATCAACAACGGCCTTCAGGCTTTCATATGCCTACCACATCAAGATTTCCGGTTCCACCAAGCTTGCCCTAGGTGTTGGCTTGGGACTAATTAGTAGTTCATTAAGTAATGACTGGAGAGCATATGACTATGACAGCGATGGAAATTTGACGGGAGGAGGACTTGGTATAGGTGCGGGAGACCCTTCTATTCCACAACAGAGTCAACAAGCGTCCACCTTTGATGCTTCTTTTGGGGCCTACCTCTATAATTCGAAATATTATGTTGGCGTTTCGGCAGTTCACTTGAACGAAGGTGATTTGTCTGATCTTAATATTAAGGTAGCGCGACATCTTTACTTCATGGCGGGATATGATTTTGAATTGACGCCAATGTTGACACTGACTCCGCAAACATTGGTGAAAACAGACCTTGCTTCGACTCAAGTAGATGTTAATGCAACGGCTACCTACAATAATACTTTTTGGTTGGGCGTTAGTTACCGACTCGAAGATGCGATAGCGCCAATGGCTGGCTATAATTATCAATTTCCTGATGGAAAAAGTAACTTAAGAATAGGATATTCATACGACTTGACAACTTCGGAATTAAATAACTACAGCAGCGGTAGCCATGAAATAATGTTGGGCTATTGCTATAAGTTGCAAAAACCTTTACCCAAGCGAGTTTATAAAAACCCACGCTTCTTATAACGAAATTGTTTGAAACCATTAACCCCTGACTCTCGTAAAGAAGTTGCTGTAAAATCGTTTTTTAGAGGATTAATAACCTGCAAGGCATGAAAAGAATCATATTATTTCTGTTAGTTGCCGCGACCTTGGCTAGTTGTGTCGGTGGAAACCGAGGCGAACTTGTCGGTGTAGCACCGAGAGAGGATTGGATTCAGTACAATCCTTATGGAATGAATTATATTCATTTCGGGAGTTATGTAATGGGTTCTGATGATCAGGATGTGCCATACGCTCAAGTGAATAATAACAAGCGTGTGACCGTTTCGGCTTTTTATATGGACGATACCGAAATTTCTAATAACGAATATCGACAGTTCGTTTATTGGGTGAGAGATTCTATTGCTCACAGATATTTGGGCGAGGCTGGTATTGGCGAGCACGTGATCGAAGAAGATGAGTATGGTGAAATCATTGATCCGCCTATCATTAACTGGGATGAAGAGATCGAGTGGAATGGAGAAGATGAACGTGAAGAGCTTGCGGATTTATTTTTGCCTGAATATGAGCGATTCTACAGAAGGAAAGAGGTAGATACACGGAAGCTTAAATTCGAGTATTTCTGGGTAGACCTGAAAGCAGCGGCGAGCAAATCGGGTCGAGACTTAGACTTATCCTACACCAACATCAAAGGTCAGAACAACGCCATTAAAGGGCACACGGATAGAAGTAAGTTTATCATTAGAGAGATCATTAACGTATATCCCGATACCCTCGCGTGGGTGCATGATTTTACATATGGTTTTAATGAACCAATGACCGAAACTTATTTCTGGCATCCTGCATATGATAATTATCCTGTAGTTGGTGTGACTTGGCAGCAAGCCAAAGCATTCAACGTGTGGAGATCACAACTCCTGAGTTCTTGGCAACAAAGAAACGGTGAAACATACGTGCAAAGATTTAGGTTGCCTACAGAGGCGGAATGGGAATATGCTGCTCGCGGGGGTTTAGATAAAAACCCATACCCGTGGGGCGGCCCATACATCAGAAACATCTTGGGTTGTCCTTTGGCCAACTTTAAGCCACAGAGAGGTGATTATGTGGATGATGATGGATGTACAACAGTTGATGTTCGCTCTTATGAGCCGAATGGCTACGGATTATACTGTATGTCAGGAAATGTTGCAGAGTGGACAAGTACGGCATATGACGAATCTGTTTACGAATTTGCACATGATCTCAATCCGGAATATCAGTATGATGCATTGGCTGATGATCCACCTGCCTTGAAACGTAAGGTTATTCGCGGTGGATCTTGGAAAGATGTGTTCTATTACCTGCAAAACGGAACACGCTCATACGAATATCAAGATACTGCCAAATGCTATATAGGATTCCGCTCAGTCATGAGTTATCTCGGAAGAGGTAAGACTGGTAATCCTGAGGATTGGAATTAAAGACCTTCTCTTAAATCACCCCAAATTCTTCTTATTGAAACCAGCAAGAATTATTAACTATTTGTAAAAGCAAGGAAAATGAAACCAGGAAGTAAATCATGGAAAAAGTTTATGGCCAAACTCTACGGAATCGGAGCGGCTGTAGTAATTATTGGAGCACTATTTAAAATTCAGCATTGGCCGTTTGCGGGTGCGCTATTAGTAGTTGGTTTGACTACTGAGGCCGTTATTTTCTTCTTTTCGGCTTTCGAGCCTGTTCACGAAGAGTTGGATTGGTCACTTGTTTATCCTGAATTGAGATCGGGTGAACCTGCGAAAGAATCACTTTCACGTGGTGATGACGAGTCGATTACCGAACAATTGGATAATATGCTCGAAGAGGCCAAGATTGAGCCCGAGCTGATAGCCAGTCTTGGTAATGGCTTGAGGAGTCTAAGTAGTCAAGCTGAAAAGCTTAACGAAATTTCGGATGCTTCTGTAGCTACGAACGAATACACTGAATCCTTAAAAGGAGCTTCTGCTAAGGTTGGTGAATTATCAGACTCTTATGCAAGAGCTTCTGAAGCCCTTACAGGTCTTACTGAAGGTCAGGCAGAAGGAGCCTCAACAGGTGAGCACCTGAAGAAAATGAGCTCCAATTTAGCTGAGCTGAACAATATGTATGAAACTCAACTGCAAGAACTTCAAACTTCTTCTCAATTGTACAGTGGCATCACTGAATTGATGAAGAATCTTAACGAGTCAGTTGAGGATACGAAGAAGTATAAGGAGAACATCTCTGAATTGGCATCGAATCTTTCTCGACTGAATACAGTTTACGGCAATATGCTCTCTGCTATGAGTGCACCTGCCTCTGTTAACGTCTAATCACTCTTAAAACAAAGTCTTAAGACATGGCAGGAGGAAAAGAAACCCCAAGGCAGAAGATGATCGGTATGATGTACCTCGTACTGACCGCTCTTCTGGCCCTTAACGTTTCGAAAGAAATCTTGGATGCGTTTATCACGATCAACAATGGTCTGGAAACCACCATGGTTACTTTTGATGGAAAGCTCGGCGGACAATATGGTGCCTTTAATGCTTCCTATAACGAGAATAAAGAAAAGTACGGTGCAGCTTGGGCTCAGGCGCAGGAACTCCGTACCAAAGCCAACGAGATAGTGAGTCATATCGATCTTATCAAAGCAAAAACGATTGCTGAGACTGAAGGTTTGACCATAGAGGATGTGTTGGCTAAAAACGAATCTACAGGCAAAGATACCGTCTTAGACCTCAAATACGTGAGTAGTAAGGATAACTATGACGTGAATACCAACATTATGATTGGTGCTGAGCCTGATAAGCCACTAGACACGGATAATCCTGACGGTAATAACTACCGTGCAGTAGTTTTGAAGCAAGAGCTCATTGACTTTGGAAACGAGTTAAAGCAGATGGCTAAGGGAAATCCTACGCTGGTTAATTCTCTTGACAGTCTTTTTACATATCCCGAAAAGGTCAAAGACGCTTCAGGAACTACTACGAATTGGGAATCTTTGAATTTCTTTCACGTTCCACTAGCGGCTACGACTACTCTATTGAGTAAGCTACAAGCCGATGTGCGGAATGCTGAGTCTGATGTTTTGGGACACCTTTTTGCTGATGTTGAGGCCGCTTCTTATAAGTTCACTCAGCTGGCTCCGGTAGTTATCCCTGAGAAAACATACATCCTTGAAGGCGACTCGTTCAGAGCTAAAGTTTTCTTGGCAGCTTATGACAACACAAATTTACCTGCAATTGATTTAGGTCCTGAAGGGCTTGAACTTGATAGTGCTAGTTTAAGCCTTCCTGAAGGCCAGGGTTCGCCGGTTAAAGTTGGTGCAGATGGCTTCGGTCGAGTATCGCTACCGGCAAGAGGTATTGGTGATAAGCATTGGGAAGGAATTATTAAATTCCGAAATCCTGCTACAAAAGCAGAGGAGCCCTACAAATTTATTGTTGACTATGAAGTGGCGAAGCCTAGCTTGGTTGTTTCTCCAACAAAAATGAATGTACTATACAGGGGTATTGATAATCCTGTAGAGATTTCAGTTCCCGGAATTCCTCAAGATGCTTTGACTGCTACGATCTCTAATGGAACTCTATCCAAAAAGCCTGATGGATCTTACATTGCTAAGGTGAAGAAAGGATCTGAAGCAATCGTTAGAGTTTCTGCTGAAGTGCAAGGGAAGAAGAAGAGCATGGGAGAGTTTAAGTTCCGTCTTAAATCTGTTCCTGATCCTGTTGCAAAGTTCGCAGGTAAAACTGCGGTAGATAATACTGTGAAGAAAGCTGAGTTGACTGCTGCTTTGGGTGTTATTGCCGATTTGAAAGATTTTGTATTCGATTTGAATTATCCAATACGATCTTTTGACATTGCGGTGACTAATGGAGCTGATGTGAAGATTCTTTCTTCAACAAGTAACAGATTGACGGCACAGCAGAAAGAATTGCTTAGAGAAACCAGAAGGAATCAAACAGTAAGTGTTGAGAATATCAAGGCTACTGCACCTGATGGTACCATCAGAAAGCTGGCGGGTATTACCCTACGTATACTATAAATTCGATCATTATGAAGAGGAAATTTCATCTTGTACTCGCTCTCTTGATTGGTTCATTCGCTTTCACAAGCGGGTCTGAACTCCAAGCGCAAACCGTATTGGACGGTGCCTGGATCAAAGAGCACAACAAAACGAAAAAGGTTATTCAGTATCCTTTTATTCGTGAAGCAGATGTGATGTTTGCTAAACGGATATGGCAGGATATCGATCTCCGTGAGAAGATGAATATGCCTCTTTATTATCCTTTGGAGGAATCCAACGGAATGAAGAGTCTCTTCGACGTGATCAAGGATGCCTTATTGGTTGAAGGATCAATTACCGCCTACAGCACGGGAGTTACGGGGCGTGAGGATGATTTCCGTACACCACTTTTAAGAAGTGATGTTCAAAACATGCTCGAAAAGCCTGATACTACGTTTACTGAGGATCCTGATACAGGTGAGTTGGTCCCTGTTTATCAGGTGATCAAAACGACCTCTCAAGACATCAAAAGATACAGAGTCAAAGAAGATTGGTTTTTTGATAAGCAGCGCTCTGAACGTTATGTTCGAATCATCGGTATAGCTCCGCTAAAAGAGCGTAGAGATGAGAATGGCGAAGCTACGGGAGCCTATGAGACGTTATTTTGGTTGTACTTTCCTGAGTGTAGATATGTATTTGCCAACTGGGATTCGTTTAACCGATTTAACGATTCAGAAAGACGTTCTTTTGATGACCTGTTTCAGAAAAGAATGTTTAACTCAACGATAGTTAAAGAATCCAACGTTTATGACCGTAAGTTAGATGACGTTTACTCTGGAATCGACAGGCTACTTAAAGCTGAAGAGGTAAAGGAGAAGTTGTTTATTATGGAACATGACCTTTGGAGCTTTTAATTGCTTTTACAAATTGAATTCAAAAGCATCATGCTAGCGCATGGTGCTTTTTTGCTTTATGTTTAGACTAGAGAATATCCGTTTGAATTTTGCCCAACGTCCCATCTTTGATGGGATAGATCTGTTTATAGGTGAAAATGATAAAATAGGCCTGGTTGGAAAGAATGGTGCTGGTAAGACAACTTTGTTCAAGGTGATTATCGGGGATCAAGGCGTTGATGAAGGTCATATTTCCAAGCCCAAGGAGTATGGAATTGGTTACCTGCCGCAAGAGTTGGCTTTCAATTCTGATCTTTCGGTTAAGGAGGAAGTCTCAAAGGCTTTTGAGGTTACTCAGCATCTGGAAAGAAAAATCGAATCGATTTCAAAGGAGTTGGGCGAGAGGGAGGACTACGAAAGTGAAGAGTACATGGACCTCGCTGAGGAACTGAATCGAATCTCTACTCAACTTGGAATATATGATGTCGACTCCCAAGATCAGCAGATAGAGCTCGTTCTTCTTGGACTGGGATTCCTCAAGGAAGAATTCAAAAAGCCTCTTTCAGCATTTAGTGGTGGATGGCAGATGAGAGTAGCTTTGGCCAAGATTCTTCTTCAAAAACCCAACTTGTTGCTTCTCGATGAGCCTACAAACCACTTGGATATTGAGTCCATTCAATGGTTGGAGGACTATCTAAAGAATTATTCAGGAGCTGTCGTTCTTATTTCACACGACCGTTTGTTCCTGGACAATGTGACCAATCGCACAGCTGAATTGTTGAACGGGTCTATTTTCGATTATAATGCCGCCTATTCAAGATTCGTAGAGCTTCGAAAAGACGTCATTGAAAAACAAATTGAAGCGAAGAAGAACCAGGAGAAAGAAATCAAACAGACCGAAGACCTGATTAATAAATTCAGGGCTAAGGCCAACAAGGCTGCATTTGCTCAGAGTTTGATTAAGAAGCTGGACAAGATGGAGCGAATTGAAGTAGATGAAGAGGATGACTCTGCTATGGATTTTCGTTTCCAGCCTGCACCTCGAGCAGGGAAAGTCGTTGTAAAAGGACAAGGTTTGTCAAAATCCTACGGGTCTAAACAGATTTTTAAGGGATTGGATTTTGAGATTTTGAGAGGCCAGAAAGTAGCACTCATTGGGAAGAATGGAGTAGGTAAAACCACGATGACTAAGGTGATAGCGGGAGAGACCAGCTACGAAGGCGATTGCGAATTGGGCTACAACGTAGATGTTGGATACTACACACAAAACCAAAGTGACGAACTTCCCCCAAATCTAACAGCTCTCGAAGTGATTGAGAACGAGGCCACGGGAGAATACCGAAAAAAAGTGCGGTCTCTATTGGGGGCGTTCATGTTCAGTGGCGATGATGTATTCAAGAAAGTGAAGGTTCTTTCAGGGGGTGAAAAGGCCAGATTGGCCCTTTGTAAGCTTATGCTGCATCAGTATAACTTCTTGATCCTTGATGAGCCCACAAATCACTTGGATATGAGGTCAAAAGAAGTTCTCAAGCAGGCCATTATGGCCTATGATGGGACATTGTTAGTTGTTTCGCACGATAGGGATTTTCTGCAAGGCTTGGCTAATCCGGTAATTGAAATGCACGACTCTGCGATAACTACCTTTCCGGGAACGATTTCTGAGTTTCTTCAAAGAAAACGAGCTGAGAGTATTAAGCAGTACGAATACATCAAAAACTCCCCGAAAGAAAAGGTCAAAAAATCGACGGGTGTATCGGAGAAAGATAAGTGGAAGCTGAACAAGAGGTTGTCGGCTCTTGAGAAGGAGATAGAAAAAGTAGAAGATCAGATATCTAAACTCGAAATGGAAGGAGTGAACTTGGATCACACCGATCCCGAAAAAATCCAGGCCCATAGTTCAATGCTCGAGACAGCTCAGAAAAAACTGGAAAAGAAAATGACGGAGTGGGAGGAAGTGACTACCAAACTAGAGGGTTGATCAGGGTAAATTCTTCAAACTAGCTTAAATATCTAAATAAAAAAGCCGCTCATTTCTGAACGGCTTTTCTCGTAGTAGCGGGGGCCAGACTCGAACTGACGACCTTCGGGTTATGAGCCCGACGAGCTACCAACTGCTCCACCCCGCAATATCTCTTGGGTTATTTTGGTCTTTATGTTCCGTTAGAAGTCAATTCGCTAATTGATTCTTTTCTTTAACGGGGGTGCAAATATATATTTTGTTTCTTTGTTGGCAAAATTTATTTTCCATGGCGCATAAAGCGGGCTTTGTCAACATTATCGGTAGACCCAATGCAGGCAAGTCAACGCTGATGAATCGCTTGGTAGGAGAGCATATCTCCATTATCAATCGAAAGGTGCAGACTACCAGGCACCGAATAACGGGAATTGTCAATACGGAAGAGTATCAGATTGTCTACAGTGATACTCCTGGAATCCTTGAACCCAAGTATGCTCTGCAAAATAGCATGATGTCTTTCGTTAAGGAAGCTATTTCAGACGCTGACGTTCTACTTTTACTGGTAGATATCTACGACAAAAATGCTGACTTTTTTGGCCTTGAAA from Cryomorphaceae bacterium 1068 includes these protein-coding regions:
- a CDS encoding formimidoylglutamase; its protein translation is MSWVDDISYFFTPLKNALSGYSAEEGAKVGNTLRIHSTTSFPDLEGVKFAIVGVKESRRSHYEHQSHAPDAVRLKLYELFVPSESLVGADLGNIEPGETPEDTDAALKQVVANLTTRRIPVIVLGGTQELTFAIHQGYEALEVPVNHTIVDNRIDLGEFRDQLSIENYLSKIVLHDPSYLFNLTVLGYHTYYADPQVMELMEKMYFESIRIGQIKSDPTITEPLIRNSDTVSIDMMSVKNESAPGTFEPNGFDGESICRIARYSGMSDKVSTFGVFNYNVESDSYGQQANLIAQMIWYFLEGLLGRVKEFPLVKKQNFLEYKVQLPEYKEDLVFFKSKRTDRWWMKIPYAVNGSKFSDRHHLMPCGYDDYKRASQGEMPDLWWKTYRKLG
- a CDS encoding type IX secretion system membrane protein PorP/SprF produces the protein MKKLSLSIASILIGSTLVWGQQDPQFSQFMYDRLSVNPAFAGSKDAICATLIGRQQWSGLSGQPSTGLLNVSGPINSIKSGIGATVYLDEIGPQSTTAFRLSYAYHIKISGSTKLALGVGLGLISSSLSNDWRAYDYDSDGNLTGGGLGIGAGDPSIPQQSQQASTFDASFGAYLYNSKYYVGVSAVHLNEGDLSDLNIKVARHLYFMAGYDFELTPMLTLTPQTLVKTDLASTQVDVNATATYNNTFWLGVSYRLEDAIAPMAGYNYQFPDGKSNLRIGYSYDLTTSELNNYSSGSHEIMLGYCYKLQKPLPKRVYKNPRFL
- a CDS encoding SUMF1/EgtB/PvdO family nonheme iron enzyme, which encodes MKRIILFLLVAATLASCVGGNRGELVGVAPREDWIQYNPYGMNYIHFGSYVMGSDDQDVPYAQVNNNKRVTVSAFYMDDTEISNNEYRQFVYWVRDSIAHRYLGEAGIGEHVIEEDEYGEIIDPPIINWDEEIEWNGEDEREELADLFLPEYERFYRRKEVDTRKLKFEYFWVDLKAAASKSGRDLDLSYTNIKGQNNAIKGHTDRSKFIIREIINVYPDTLAWVHDFTYGFNEPMTETYFWHPAYDNYPVVGVTWQQAKAFNVWRSQLLSSWQQRNGETYVQRFRLPTEAEWEYAARGGLDKNPYPWGGPYIRNILGCPLANFKPQRGDYVDDDGCTTVDVRSYEPNGYGLYCMSGNVAEWTSTAYDESVYEFAHDLNPEYQYDALADDPPALKRKVIRGGSWKDVFYYLQNGTRSYEYQDTAKCYIGFRSVMSYLGRGKTGNPEDWN
- the gldL gene encoding gliding motility protein GldL → MKPGSKSWKKFMAKLYGIGAAVVIIGALFKIQHWPFAGALLVVGLTTEAVIFFFSAFEPVHEELDWSLVYPELRSGEPAKESLSRGDDESITEQLDNMLEEAKIEPELIASLGNGLRSLSSQAEKLNEISDASVATNEYTESLKGASAKVGELSDSYARASEALTGLTEGQAEGASTGEHLKKMSSNLAELNNMYETQLQELQTSSQLYSGITELMKNLNESVEDTKKYKENISELASNLSRLNTVYGNMLSAMSAPASVNV
- the gldM gene encoding gliding motility protein GldM; this encodes MAGGKETPRQKMIGMMYLVLTALLALNVSKEILDAFITINNGLETTMVTFDGKLGGQYGAFNASYNENKEKYGAAWAQAQELRTKANEIVSHIDLIKAKTIAETEGLTIEDVLAKNESTGKDTVLDLKYVSSKDNYDVNTNIMIGAEPDKPLDTDNPDGNNYRAVVLKQELIDFGNELKQMAKGNPTLVNSLDSLFTYPEKVKDASGTTTNWESLNFFHVPLAATTTLLSKLQADVRNAESDVLGHLFADVEAASYKFTQLAPVVIPEKTYILEGDSFRAKVFLAAYDNTNLPAIDLGPEGLELDSASLSLPEGQGSPVKVGADGFGRVSLPARGIGDKHWEGIIKFRNPATKAEEPYKFIVDYEVAKPSLVVSPTKMNVLYRGIDNPVEISVPGIPQDALTATISNGTLSKKPDGSYIAKVKKGSEAIVRVSAEVQGKKKSMGEFKFRLKSVPDPVAKFAGKTAVDNTVKKAELTAALGVIADLKDFVFDLNYPIRSFDIAVTNGADVKILSSTSNRLTAQQKELLRETRRNQTVSVENIKATAPDGTIRKLAGITLRIL
- the gldN gene encoding gliding motility protein GldN → MKRKFHLVLALLIGSFAFTSGSELQAQTVLDGAWIKEHNKTKKVIQYPFIREADVMFAKRIWQDIDLREKMNMPLYYPLEESNGMKSLFDVIKDALLVEGSITAYSTGVTGREDDFRTPLLRSDVQNMLEKPDTTFTEDPDTGELVPVYQVIKTTSQDIKRYRVKEDWFFDKQRSERYVRIIGIAPLKERRDENGEATGAYETLFWLYFPECRYVFANWDSFNRFNDSERRSFDDLFQKRMFNSTIVKESNVYDRKLDDVYSGIDRLLKAEEVKEKLFIMEHDLWSF
- a CDS encoding ABC-F family ATP-binding cassette domain-containing protein, with the protein product MFRLENIRLNFAQRPIFDGIDLFIGENDKIGLVGKNGAGKTTLFKVIIGDQGVDEGHISKPKEYGIGYLPQELAFNSDLSVKEEVSKAFEVTQHLERKIESISKELGEREDYESEEYMDLAEELNRISTQLGIYDVDSQDQQIELVLLGLGFLKEEFKKPLSAFSGGWQMRVALAKILLQKPNLLLLDEPTNHLDIESIQWLEDYLKNYSGAVVLISHDRLFLDNVTNRTAELLNGSIFDYNAAYSRFVELRKDVIEKQIEAKKNQEKEIKQTEDLINKFRAKANKAAFAQSLIKKLDKMERIEVDEEDDSAMDFRFQPAPRAGKVVVKGQGLSKSYGSKQIFKGLDFEILRGQKVALIGKNGVGKTTMTKVIAGETSYEGDCELGYNVDVGYYTQNQSDELPPNLTALEVIENEATGEYRKKVRSLLGAFMFSGDDVFKKVKVLSGGEKARLALCKLMLHQYNFLILDEPTNHLDMRSKEVLKQAIMAYDGTLLVVSHDRDFLQGLANPVIEMHDSAITTFPGTISEFLQRKRAESIKQYEYIKNSPKEKVKKSTGVSEKDKWKLNKRLSALEKEIEKVEDQISKLEMEGVNLDHTDPEKIQAHSSMLETAQKKLEKKMTEWEEVTTKLEG